The nucleotide window AAGAATAGATAGACCCGAATGTCATACCGAACATCAGACCGCCAGCAATACAAATAAATCCGACCGGGATAAAAAGGAACGGTCGGATAATATGAAAAAAGATAAATAATACTGGCGCGAAGTAAGGCGTTGTGTCCGCTGAACTATTCACCCATGTCATGACCTGCTCCATTTACAAACCCCTTCCGCTCGTCTTTCTAGATGTATATGACAAGAGACGAGCTATTATGACAGAGGTCAGAGCAGAAAAATCATCCAGATGATTGTGAGAATAGGTAGGCCGTATTTGAATTGTATGTGCTTCGTCTTATGGCGGAAGACCATCATTCCAAGCCACATTCCAGGAGCACCTCCAGAAATTGCTACCGCCCACAAGGTGC belongs to Halalkalibacillus sediminis and includes:
- a CDS encoding DUF1294 domain-containing protein, translated to MYIYLFSLVFFASIVGFIMMWRDKRKAERHQWRISEGTLWAVAISGGAPGMWLGMMVFRHKTKHIQFKYGLPILTIIWMIFLL